In Silene latifolia isolate original U9 population chromosome 3, ASM4854445v1, whole genome shotgun sequence, a single window of DNA contains:
- the LOC141646417 gene encoding uncharacterized protein LOC141646417 codes for MEDENCSFLALLMAPDESPVENPYEIQTPLTEFEPDYISLNQTPPQAENYLFSPLLPVPVQVSEFNNLNPVYEFDNFSVLPSLLSLETHFPESSPPPPPFKIPKLESFQPSSPPPPPPPPPQFDDYSLGSILNECTKKSIKNERRTTTAAAAAGKTRRVRIRDSMYELSKLMPAGYGRKKTMAEMLEVACKYVKFLQAQVNALECMPEVSRLADGGGGGGRLRRLTRQQLLQVAVNSEEMQVVMADNGLCLVSEEQIVQFKRVEMRSKIVQQLLAHIPI; via the coding sequence ATGGAGGATGAAAATTGTTCATTTTTAGCTCTGTTAATGGCGCCAGACGAGTCTCCGGTCGAAAACCCGTATGAAATCCAAACACCACTAACAGAATTCGAACCGGATTATATCTCCCTTAATCAAACTCCGCCTCAAGCCGAGAATTACCTCTTTTCTCCACTACTACCAGTACCGGTCCAAGTGTCGGAATTCAACAACTTGAACCCGGTTTACGAATTCGACAACTTCTCCGTCTTACCCTCGCTTCTCTCCCTCGAAACCCACTTCCCTgaatcatcaccaccaccgccgccattCAAAATCCCAAAACTCGAATCCTTCCAGCCTTCttcaccaccaccgccgccgccgccgccgcctcAATTTGACGATTACTCTCTAGGGTCAATCCTCAACGAATGCACCAAAAAGTCGATTAAAAACGAGAGGCGGACGACgacggcggcggcggcggcgggaAAGACGAGGAGGGTAAGAATAAGGGACAGTATGTATGAGTTAAGTAAATTAATGCCAGCTGGGTACGGAAGGAAGAAAACAATGGCGGAAATGTTGGAGGTTGCGTGTAAATATGTTAAGTTTCTTCAGGCGCAAGTAAATGCTTTGGAGTGTATGCCGGAGGTGTCGCGACTCGCGGacggtggaggaggaggagggaggTTGAGGAGGTTGACGAGGCAACAGTTGCTTCAAGTTGCTGTTAATTCAGAAGAAATGCAGGTGGTTATGGCGGATAATGGATTGTGTTTGGTTTCTGAAGAACAGATTGTGCAATTTAAGAGGGTTGAGATGAGGAGCAAAATTGTTCAGCAGCTTCTGGCACATATTCCCATCTGA
- the LOC141649885 gene encoding uncharacterized protein LOC141649885, with protein MHYLNKTKTGSSCYAALKLDMHKAFDRVSWHFLMEVLRHMRFPPAWRSLIWECISTVSYRILINGAPSSTLTPTCGLRQGDPLSPYLFIICMEVLSRQLSRAEKTGMLTGLKISRYAPTVSHLFYADDALICCKATPTAFDALRDLFKDFESASGQMINLNKSFIKFSPNAPPDFRLHLTSILKMQSSSTFGTYLGVPVDIPRNRSRVFHPYIDKLTTRISSLSSLHLSQSSKLVAISAVLLASFYHLMAALPFPLGICRKIDSLITAFWWRHDWKRQSIHWLKRETLQTPRDFDGLGIKNSLLLSQALLVKNYWRLRVHPTGLLAKYLVPKYARDLPIPSAKSRVSKPSFLWSGICRAVDEVSSGICWKIGNGKQINLVNSRWVQGTVPIRLGTDREPAPSLPDLVHPSGDWNATAVFKHFAPVTAKLIIEMEPPLLGIDDFLYWKYTEDGSYSVKTGYLHLWHKSSASSPSLTSYFPWSRIWKLTGSAKFPLLFWRLAHNIMPTSANLKSRGVTVTLPCHFCGSAEENAEHLFRYCNITQHVWRSSLLGLNSQTNSMIPFTQWLADLVTYFSHQSSSALNPLLYFGCVLQAIWSVRNSIIFQQCPMDPLRIWRLADQLYSSHQIFPSIWRTLNGPIPLPTAPSQLHQTMNSTLGSICFYVLVSRLHPGNCFRASISDSYTGQEQLALIRATNMLEASTRALLIAMRTARSAAYTYVSFSVSCRKLSPFARYRQD; from the coding sequence ATGCATTATCTTAACAAGACTAAGACTGGTTCTAGCTGTTATGCGGCTCTCAAATTGGATATGCACAAGGCTTTTGATCGTGTCTCGTGGCATTTCCTTATGGAGGTCTTGCGCCATATGCGATTTCCACCTGCCTGGCGCAGTCTTATATGGGAATGTATTTCCACTGTTTCATATCGGATCCTAATTAATGGAGCGCCATCATCTACTTTGACTCCGACATGCGGTCTTCGACAAGGCGATCCTTTATCCCCCTATCTTTTTATTATTTGCATGGAAGTTTTATCTCGACAACTCTCTCGAGCCGAGAAGACGGGAATGCTTACGGGTTTAAAAATATCTCGCTATGCTCCAACTGTTTCACACTTATTCTATGCGGATGATGCGCTTATCTGTTGCAAAGCTACACCCACTGCTTTTGATGCCTTAAGGGATCTCTTCAAGGACTTTGAATCTGCATCGGGACAAATGATTAACCTCAATAAATCTTTCATTAAATTCAGTCCCAATGCCCCACCTGATTTTAGATTACATTTAACCTCCATCCTCAAGATGCAGAGCTCCTCAACCTTCGGAACCTACTTGGGTGTTCCTGTTGACATCCCAAGAAACCGGTCTCGGGTATTTCATCCTTATATTGACAAATTGACGACTCGCATTTCATCTTTGTCTTCACTGCACCTTAGTCAATCAAGTAAGCTTGTGGCCATCTCTGCTGTTTTACTCGCCTCATTCTATCACTTAATGGCGGCTCTTCCGTTCCCTCTTGGGATTTGTCGGAAAATTGATTCTCTAATTACTGCATTCTGGTGGCGCCATGACTGGAAAAGGCAATCTATTCATTGGCTCAAGCGTGAGACTTTACAAACGCCGAGAGACTTCGATGGTTTGGGAATCAAAAACTCTCTTCTCTTGAGTCAAGCTTTACTAGTTAAGAACTACTGGCGGCTCAGGGTGCATCCCACTGGTTTGCTTGCTAAATATCTTGTTCCCAAATATGCCCGGGATTTACCTATTCCTTCAGCAAAATCACGTGTCTCAAAACCATCTTTCCTTTGGAGCGGTATTTGTCGTGCGGTGGATGAGGTTTCCTCGGGAATTTGCTGGAAAATTGGCAACGGAAAACAGATAAACTTGGTAAATAGTCGTTGGGTGCAAGGTACTGTTCCCATTCGTTTGGGGACTGATAGGGAACCCGCTCCTAGTTTACCGGATTTGGTACATCCTTCGGGTGACTGGAATGCTACAGCCGTATTCAAACACTTTGCTCCGGTTACAGCAAAGTTAATTATCGAAATGGAACCCCCGCTTCTTGGTATTGATGATTTCCTATACTGGAAATACACGGAGGATGGTAGCTATTCGGTTAAAACGGGCTATTTACACCTTTGGCATAAATCTTCTGCTTCGTCTCCGTCTTTAACGTCTTATTTTCCATGGTCTCGCATTTGGAAGTTAACAGGTTCAGCTAAATTTCCTTTGTTGTTTTGGAGGCTTGCCCACAATATCATGCCTACCTCGGCAAATCTCAAGTCCCGCGGCGTGACCGTCACTCTCCCTTGCCATTTCTGTGGTTCTGCAGAAGAAAACGCTGAACACTTGTTTCGCTATTGCAATATTACTCAGCATGTATGGCGGTCGTCTTTGCTTGGTCTCAATTCCCAAACAAATTCGATGATTCCTTTTACTCAATGGCTGGCTGATTTGGTGACCTATTTTTCTCATCAGTCATCAAGTGCTCTAAATCCTTTACTCTACTTCGGTTGTGTCTTGCAAGCGATTTGGTCGGTACGGAATTCTATTATTTTCCAACAGTGTCCAATGGATCCTTTAAGAATCTGGCGGCTTGCTGATCAGCTCTATTCCTCTCATCAAATTTTCCCATCAATTTGGCGCACTCTCAACGGTCCTATTCCACTACCTACAGCTCCTTCACAGCTGCATCAGACTATGAATAGCACCTTAGGATCCATTTGCTTCTATGTGTTGGTCAGTCGTTTACATCCGGGTAATTGCTTTCGGGCGTCCATTTCAGACTCTTATACGGGACAAGAGCAATTAGCTCTTATCAGAGCTACCAATATGCTAGAGGCTTCAACAAGAGCTTTATTGATCGCTATGCGAACTGCCCGGTCAGCGGCATATACCTACGTTTCTTTTTCCGTTTCATGTCGTAAACTATCACCGTTCGCACGCTATCGCCAAGATTAA